The following proteins are encoded in a genomic region of Sesamum indicum cultivar Zhongzhi No. 13 linkage group LG8, S_indicum_v1.0, whole genome shotgun sequence:
- the LOC105168070 gene encoding uncharacterized protein LOC105168070 has translation MEKDGRKRKRTRDQTDDQKNKESHKGKKLETMMISSLDNDSSYRGDTGYESCDAVGVFDFPWLKDGVVFEVDDYLQPEDVFAPCCSYVDDTFVANLDQSCVQNSPALDRNSHDKKCDDDSLWPSFKVDDLDSIDCIWRALIDQPLDNIGLNKA, from the coding sequence ATGGAGAAGGATGGTCGGAAAAGGAAGAGAACAAGAGATCAAACAGATGATCAGAAGAACAAAGAATCACACAAGGGCAAGAAGCTGGAAACCATGATGATCAGCTCCCTGGACAATGATTCCTCTTACAGAGGCGACACGGGCTATGAATCCTGTGATGCTGTTGGAGTTTTCGACTTTCCATGGCTCAAAGACGGCGTTGTTTTTGAGGTGGACGACTACTTGCAACCGGAGGACGTGTTTGCACCGTGTTGTTCATACGTAGACGACACTTTTGTAGCGAATCTTGATCAATCTTGCGTGCAGAATTCACCAGCCCTTGATCGAAACTCCCATGACAAGAAGTGCGATGACGATAGCTTGTGGCCGTCGTTCAAAGTCGACGATCTCGATTCTATAGATTGCATTTGGAGGGCTCTCATTGATCAACCTCTTGACAACATTGGTTTGAACAAGGCCTAG
- the LOC105168071 gene encoding probable galacturonosyltransferase 4 has protein sequence MKMKLRKSVLFFLLVTFLAPIVLYTDTLGVHFTSSSSRNEFVEDVSAFTFAGEVRPLNVLPQESSTTLKEPLGIVYLENSAESGSNFSDDSSGENTRITRQLTEELAEDRTTNSSSLSKNSLDENPIRQVIDVEHEVDVETGKEASNETKLSAVGSGSGQIDVKEETRSQLLDGKSENALERKDRKRLKHSSQTSGKDTSREQVKAITEKQSERTVLPDARVRQLKDQLIQAKLYLSLSATRNNVHFIRELRLRMKEVHRALGDATKDSELPKNAYDKLKAMEQTLLKGKQIQDDCAAVVKKLRAMIHSSEEQLRVHKKQALFLTHLTAKTMPKGLHCLPLRLTTEYFMLNSSQQHFLNSERLDDPKLYHYALFSDNVFAAAVVVNSTITHAKDPSKHVFHVVTDRLNYAAMRMWFLANPPGKATIQVQNVEEFTWLNSSYSPVLKQLGSPSMIDYYFKNRRAESDPNLKFRNPKYLSIMNHLRFYLPEIFPKLNKVLFLDDDIVVQKDLTGLWSLDLKEKVIGVVETCGESFHRFDRYLNFSNPLISRNFDPRACGWAFGMNIFDLDEWRKQNITDVYHKWQSLNQDRLLWKLGTLPPGLITFWNRTYALDKSWHVLGLGYNPNVSQKDIERAAVIHYNGNLKPWLEIAIPKFRNYWARFVDYDHQYLRECNITP, from the exons atgaagatgaagctGAGAAAATCAGTACTTTTCTTTCTGCTGGTGACATTTCTTGCCCCTATTGTTCTCTACACCGACACTCTTGGAGTCCATTTCACTTCCTCTTCTT CTAGGAATGAATTTGTTGAAGATGTTTCAGCCTTT ACTTTTGCTGGTGAAGTTAGGCCTTTGAATGTGCTGCCTCAG GAATCATCTACTACATTGAAAGAGCCGTTGGGCATAGTTTATTTGGAAAACTCAGCCGAGTCCGGTTCCAATTTTTCTGATGATTCTTCTGGAGAGAATACTCGCATTACTAGACAACTCACTGAAG AATTAGCGGAAGATAGAACTACAAACTCATCCAGTTTGAGCAAGAATTCTTTGGATGAGAATCCCATAAGACAGGTGATCGATGTTGAGCACGAGGTTGATGTTGAGACGGGGAAAGAAGCATCAAATGAAACCAAGTTGAGTGCTGTAGGAAGTGGGAGTGGACAAATTGATGTTAAGGAAGAAACAAGATCACAGCTTCTTGACGGCAAATCAGAAAATGCCTTAGAGAGAAAG GACCGAAAACGCCTAAAGCACTCTTCGCAAACCTCTGGCAAAGATACTTCTAGAGAACAAGTGAAGGCTATAACTGAGAAACAGAGTGAACGGACAGTTCTGCCAGATGCTCGTGTCCGCCAGCTGAAGGACCAACTCATTCAAGCAAAGCTTTATCTTTCCCTCTCAGCAACTCGAAACAATGTCCACTTTATAAGGGAGCTGCGACTGCGTATGAAGGAAGTCCACCGTGCACTGGGAGATGCCACCAAAGATTCTGAGCTGCCAAAAAA TGCTTATGACAAGTTGAAAGCGATGGAGCAAACTCTgttgaaagggaaacaaatacAAGATGATTGTGCTGCTGTGGTGAAGAAACTTCGTGCAATGATTCATTCATCTGAGGAGCAGCTCCGAGTCCACAAGAAACAGGCCCTATTTTTGACACATTTAACTGCCAAGACAATGCCTAAAGGGCTTCACTGTCTTCCTTTGCGCCTTACAACAGAGTATTTCATGTTGAACTCGTCTCAGCAGCATTTCTTGAACAGTGAAAGATTAGATGATCCCAAGCTATACCACTACGCCTTATTTTCAGACAACGTATTTGCAGCAGCAGTAGTTGTGAACTCAACAATAACCCATGCAAAG GATCCTTCAAAACACGTCTTCCATGTTGTCACCGATAGGCTCAATTATGCTGCAATGAGAATGTGGTTTTTAGCCAATCCCCCTGGCAAAGCAACAATTCAGGTTCAGAATGTTGAGGAGTTCACATGGTTAAACTCAAGCTACAGTCCAGTTCTTAAGCAGTTGGGTTCACCCTCCATGATTGATTATTACTTCAAAAACCGACGTGCTGAATCTGATCCtaacttaaaatttagaaatccGAAGTACCTGTCAATCATGAATCATCTCCGGTTTTACCTACCTGAGATCTTCCCCAAGCTGAACAAGGTTTTATTCTTAGATGATGATATTGTAGTCCAGAAAGATCTCACTGGCCTCTGGTCTCTTGATCTAAAGGAGAAGGTCATCGGAGTGGTTGAAACATGTGGAGAGAGCTTTCACCGGTTCGACCGTTAcctcaatttttcaaaccctCTTATCTCAAGAAATTTTGACCCTCGTGCTTGTGGTTGGGCGTTTGGGATGAATATCTTTGATCTGGATGAGTGGAGGAAACAAAATATCACGGATGTGTACCACAAATGGCAGAGCCTG AATCAAGATAGACTGTTATGGAAGCTGGGGACTCTTCCACCAGGCCTGATTACCTTTTGGAATCGCACTTACGCCCTTGACAAATCTTGGCATGTTCTGGGACTCGGCTATAATCCAAACGTATCTCAAAAGGATATCGAACGAGCAGCAGTAATACATTACAATGGCAACTTGAAACCGTGGCTTGAGATAGCCATACCAAAGTTCCGAAACTACTGGGCAAGATTTGTGGATTATGATCACCAATATTTACGGGAATGCAACATCACTCCATAA
- the LOC105168072 gene encoding 26S proteasome non-ATPase regulatory subunit 11 homolog has protein sequence MSTSHLPATTDSLFQAAEAKTPPEAISILYQVLENPSSSSEALRIKEQAITNLSDLLRQEGRAAELQNLLTKLRPFFSLIPKAKTAKIVRGIVDAVAKIPGTSDLQISLCKEIVQWTRTEKRTFLRQRIEARLAALLMDNKEYSEALNLLSGLIKEVRRLDDKLLLVEINLLESKLHFSLRNLPKAKAALTAARTAANAIYVPPAQQGTIDLQSGILHAEEKDYKTAYSYFFEAFEAFNALDDAQAIYSLKYMLLCKIMVNQADDVAGIISSPKVGLQYQGPELDAMKAVADAHSKRALRLFEIALQNFKTQLEEDPIVHRHLSSLYDTLLEQNLCRLIEPFSRVEISHIAELIELPVHHVEKKLSQMILDKKFAGTLDQGAGCLIIFDDPKTDAIYPDTLETISNMGKVVDSLYVRSAKIMA, from the coding sequence ATGTCCACTTCACATCTTCCTGCCACCACTGATTCACTGTTCCAGGCTGCTGAAGCCAAAACTCCTCCTGAAGCAATATCTATCCTTTACCAGGTGCTAGAAAatccttcatcttcttctgAAGCCCTTCGAATAAAGGAACAGGCTATTACCAATCTCTCTGATCTTCTCAGACAAGAGGGTCGAGCAGCAGAACTTCAAAACCTCCTCACCAAGTTGCGCCCATTCTTTTCCTTGATCCCGAAGGCAAAAACTGCAAAAATTGTTCGTGGTATTGTCGATGCAGTAGCTAAAATTCCTGGTACATCTGATCTTCAGATCTCCCTTTGCAAAGAAATAGTGCAATGGACACGCACTGAAAAGCGAACTTTTCTACGTCAAAGAATTGAGGCAAGACTTGCGGCTCTCTTGATGGACAACAAGGAATATTCTGAAGCATTGAATCTCCTTTCAGGTCTTATCAAGGAGGTCAGAAGATTAGATGACAAACTTTTGCTTGTGGAAATCAACTTGCTTGAGAGCAAACTTCATTTCTCTCTGAGAAACCTGCCTAAAGCAAAGGCTGCACTCACTGCAGCAAGAACAGCAGCCAATGCTATATATGTGCCTCCCGCTCAACAGGGCACTATAGATTTGCAGAGTGGGATTCTACATGCAGAAGAAAAGGACTATAAAACTGCATACAGCTACTTCTTTGAAGCATTCGAGGCTTTTAATGCTCTAGATGATGCCCAGGCAATATACAGCCTCAAGTATATGTTGCTGTGCAAAATTATGGTAAACCAGGCTGATGATGTGGCAGGAATCATATCCTCACCTAAGGTGGGTTTACAATATCAAGGACCAGAGCTCGATGCAATGAAAGCAGTTGCTGATGCCCATTCGAAACGTGCACTCAGGCTCTTCGAAATTgctttgcaaaattttaagaCACAGCTGGAGGAAGACCCTATTGTGCATAGGCACCTATCTTCCCTCTACGATACGCTACTGGAGCAAAATCTTTGCCGGTTGATCGAGCCTTTTTCAAGAGTTGAGATCTCTCATATAGCAGAGTTGATTGAATTGCCAGTGCACCatgtagaaaagaaattatcgCAGATGATACTGGATAAGAAATTCGCGGGGACATTAGACCAGGGTGCTGGATGCCTTATTATATTCGATGATCCCAAGACTGATGCCATCTATCCTGATACCCTGGAGACCATTTCAAACATGGGAAAGGTTGTAGACAGTCTTTATGTAAGATCTGCCAAAATTATGGCTTGA
- the LOC105168073 gene encoding glucose-1-phosphate adenylyltransferase small subunit, chloroplastic/amyloplastic-like — MKMAAVTSSSSPIGFKKIYGLSCSSSSEVSGRNRSQCKPAICSSKSEMFGGSVSVCVNLRGSNAGRNGKGGLRSVPVVSPKAVSDSSSSQTCLDPDTSTSVLGIILGGGAGTRLYPLTKKRAKPAVPLGANYRLIDIPVSNCLNSNISKIYVLTQFNSASLNRHLSRAYASNMGGYKNEGFVEVLAAQQSPENPNWFQGTADAVRQYLWLFEEHDVLEFLVLAGDHLYRMDYAKFIQAHRETDADITVAALPMDEKRATAFGLMKINEEGRIIEFAEKPKGEQLKAMRVDTTILGLDDERAKEMPYIASMGIYVFSKDAMLNLLREKFPGANDFGSEVIPGATSIGMRVQAYLYDGYWEDIGTIEAFYNANLGITKKPVPDFSFYDRSSPIYTQPRYLPPSKMLNADVTDSVIGEGCVIKNCKIHHSVIGLRSCISEGAIIEDTLLMGADYYETDADRRLLVAKGSVPIGIGKNTHIKRAIIDKNARIGDNVKIINSDNVQETARETDGYFIKSGIVTVIKDALIPSGTII, encoded by the exons ATGAAAATGGCGGCCGTGACATCTTCGTCATCGCCTATTGGATTCAAGAAGATTTATGGGCTCTCGTGTTCGTCATCTTCCGAGGTGAGTGGGCGGAACAGATCGCAGTGCAAACCCGCCATATGTTCTTCCAAATCGGAGATGTTTGGGGGGAGTGTCAGTGTGTGTGTTAATCTGCGAGGGAGCAATGCCGGACGCAATGGGAAGGGAGGGTTGCGCTCTGTCCCTGTGGTTTCTCCTAAAGCTGTTTCTGATTCCAGCTCTTCCCAGACTTGTCTTGACCCTGATACCAGCACT AGTGTTCTGGGCATCATTCTTGGAGGTGGAGCTGGGACGCGGCTTTATCCTCTTACCAAGAAAAGAGCGAAACCGGCTGTCCCTCTGGGTGCAAATTATCGGTTGATTGACATCCCGGTTAGCAATTGCTTGAACAGCAACATATCAAAGATCTATGTGCTCACTCAATTTAATTCAGCATCTCTTAATCGCCACTTATCAAGGGCGTATGCTAGTAATATGGGTGGTTACAAGAATGAAGGGTTCGTTGAAGTTCTTGCAGCTCAGCAAAGCCCAGAGAATCCAAACTGGTTCCAG GGTACAGCTGATGCTGTGAGGCAGTATCTGTGGCTCTTTGAAGAACACGACGTTCTTGAATTTCTGGTTCTTGCTGGAGATCATTTATACAGGATGGATTATGCGAAATTCATCCAAGCACACAGAGAAACTGATGCTGATATAACAGTTGCTGCATTACCAATGGATGAAAAACGTGCTACGGCTTTTGGACTGATGAAGATTAATGAGGAGGGAAGGATAATAGAGTTTGCAGAGAAGCCGAAAGGGGAACAACTAAAGGCAATGCGG GTTGACACCACGATTTTAGGTCTTGATGATGAGAGAGCAAAGGAAATGCCTTATATTGCAAGTATGGGTATCTATGTTTTCAGTAAGGATGCAATGTTGAATTTACTGCGCGAGAAATTCCCAGGCGCCAATGATTTTGGAAGTGAAGTTATTCCAGGTGCTACTTCAATCGGTATGAGG GTGCAAGCCTATTTGTATGATGGTTACTGGGAAGACATTGGGACTATTGAGGCTTTCTACAATGCTAATCTGGGGATCACGAAGAAGCCTGTGCCCGATTTCAG TTTCTACGATCGTTCCTCTCCAATCTATACACAACCACGTTACCTACCACCTTCCAAAATGCTCAATGCTGATGTTACCGACAGTGTCATTGGTGAGGGTTGTGTCATAAAG AATTGTAAGATTCACCATTCTGTTATCGGTCTGCGTTCATGCATTTCAGAGGGTGCAATCATAGAGGACACCCTGTTGATGGGAGCTGACTATTATGAG ACTGATGCAGATAGAAGACTCCTAGTAGCAAAAGGTAGTGTTCCAATTGGTATTGGCAAGAATACTCACATAAAGCGGGCAATAATTGACAAAAACGCCCGCATTGGAGACAATGTGAAG ATCATTAACAGTGACAATGTGCAAGAGACAGCAAGAGAAACAGATGGATACTTCATCAAGAGCGGCATTGTCACTGTAATCAAAGATGCTTTAATTCCTAGTGGAACAATTATTTGA
- the LOC105168613 gene encoding cell wall / vacuolar inhibitor of fructosidase 2-like → MADFLPYASMVCCLTSVLFLSTSVAAAGTTELATQICRNTTSYAFCQEAMYSDPHAVGADRYVLAYIAYRQAYLNATDTADYIASELKSMESGGASEFLTGLRKCLGYYQEAIRRLAEMLGNLDSETFYGLDELSIDVENSVRSCEASVGRPSPLSKRNEDLAKLSNICFVVSKLYIYL, encoded by the coding sequence ATGGCCGATTTTCTCCCTTACGCCTCCATGGTTTGCTGTTTAACTTCGGTGCTATTCCTCTCGACCAGCGTCGCCGCCGCGGGGACCACCGAATTAGCCACCCAAATCTGCAGAAACACCACCAGCTACGCTTTCTGCCAGGAGGCCATGTACTCCGACCCACACGCCGTTGGCGCCGACAGATACGTTCTTGCGTACATAGCCTACCGCCAGGCTTATCTCAACGCAACGGATACCGCGGACTACATTGCCTCGGAGCTGAAATCCATGGAATCGGGTGGAGCATCTGAATTCTTGACGGGTCTGAGGAAGTGCCTGGGGTATTATCAGGAGGCGATTCGGAGGCTTGCGGAAATGCTGGGAAATTTGGATTCCGAGACGTTTTACGGGTTGGATGAATTGTCGATTGATGTCGAGAATAGTGTGCGCAGTTGCGAGGCGAGTGTGGGGAGGCCATCGCCCTTGTCGAAGAGGAATGAAGATTTGGCTAAGCTTtccaatatttgttttgttgtttctaAGCTGTACATTTATCTCTAG
- the LOC105168074 gene encoding uncharacterized protein LOC105168074 isoform X2: MGGGDGGAAWKLKKAAKKIFVPTCACAAFCRKQQTTHILHNSTVSCDSASNSSQLQTQKSNISCKSISSETETPSPSSSNKNLCAICLDPLNFSSGCSTGQALFTAQCSHAFHFACILSNVRHGSVTCPICRAHWTQLPRSLSTRSSLRCKIDPVLQILDDSIANLRGHRRSFLHSARYDDDDPVEPGQACEDQPRLYLSLQSVPFTYPGSSSMEESPEHVPTPSLCSLYNRAYLRLKLVDQPATDVVLVANPNGAHLRLMKQAMALVVFPLRSMDRLAIVTYSSAAAHVFPLRRMTSYGKRSALQVIDHLFHTGQADAMEGLKKGVKILSDRVHKNPDSCILHLTDTPSPSYHWFNLEVPVTIHQFHVGYGFGTSNGFIMREFEEFLARTLGGRIEDVQLRVREGQMVVRIGELRGGEERNIPLYTCESGSVCVDYRYKDGRDSECIRTGKIVLGLGNKGDRRENREGTTVGVRVSCAENWDYHDPFMASRWAKHLHGAIGYSLTDSRIVI; the protein is encoded by the exons ATGGGCGGAGGAGATGGTGGCGCCGCCTGGAAACTCAAGAAAGCcgccaagaaaatatttgtgcCTACATGTGCCTGTGCCGCTTTCTGCCGCAAACAACAAACCACCCATATTCTTCACAACTCcact GTATCTTGTGATTCAGCCAGTAATTCTTCCCAGCTGCAAACTCAGAAGAGCAACATTTCTTGCAAGAGCATCTCATCAGAAACTGAAACCCCCAGCCCTTCTTCTTCAAATAAG AACTTGTGTGCAATATGTTTGGATCCTTTGAATTTCAGCTCCGGTTGCAGCACAGGGCAGGCCTTATTCACAGCCCAGTGCTCGCACGCATTCCATTTTGCTTGCATCTTGTCCAATGTCCGCCACGGTAGTGTGACGTGCCCCATTTGCCGTGCTCATTGGACTCAGTTACCTCGCTCCCTAAGTACACGGTCTTCCCTGCGCTGTAAGATAGATCCCGTTCTACAGATCCTTGATGACTCCATTGCCAATTTGCGGGGTCACAGGCGGTCATTCTTGCATTCAGCTCgctatgatgatgatgatcctGTTGAGCCTGGCCAAGCTTGTGAAGATCAGCCCCGTCTTTATCTCTCTCTGCAGAGTGTTCCTTTTACTTATCCAGGATCATCCTCAATGGAAGAATCACCAGAACATGTTCCCACTCCTTCACTGTGCTCCTTATACAACAGAGCTTATCTTCGTTTGAAACTGGTGGATCAACCAGCTACAGATGTGGTCTTGGTTGCAAACCCCAATGGGGCTCACTTGAGGCTCATGAAACAAGCCATGGCATTGGTGGTTTTCCCATTACGGTCCATGGATCGTCTGGCCATTGTTACCTATTCTTCAGCTGCAGCACATGTCTTTCCTCTCAGGCGCATGACTTCATATGGGAAGAGGTCTGCATTACAAGTCATCGATCACTTATTCCATACAGGGCAGGCAGATGCAATGGAAGGGCTAAAGAAAGGAGTAAAGATACTCAGCGATCGTGTCCACAAGAATCCAGACTCCTGTATCTTGCATCTGACTGACACTCCATCCCCATCCTACCATTGGTTCAACCTTGAAGTTCCAGTTACAATCCACCAGTTCCATGTCGGCTACGGATTTGGCACTTCTAACGGGTTCATCATGCGCGAATTCGAAGAATTCCTAGCAAGAACGCTAGGGGGTAGAATTGAAGATGTCCAGCTGAGGGTCAGGGAAGGCCAGATGGTTGTGAGGATCGGAGAACTGAGAGGAGGAGAGGAGAGGAATATCCCTTTGTATACATGTGAGTCAGGGAGCGTATGCGTGGATTACAGGTACAAGGATGGGAGAGATAGTGAATGCATTAGAACAGGTAAAATTGTTCTGGGCTTGGGGAATAAAGGAGATAGAAGAGAGAATAGAGAAGGTACAACAGTAGGGGTTAGAGTGAGCTGTGCTGAGAATTGGGATTACCATGATCCTTTCATGGCTAGCAGATGGGCCAAGCATTTACATGGTGCTATAGGCTATAGCCTGACAGATTCACGAATTGTAATTTAA
- the LOC105168074 gene encoding uncharacterized protein LOC105168074 isoform X1, with product MVAPPGNSRKPPRKYLCLHVPVPLSAANNKPPIFFTTPLSLSLSLLMEKVHYFSLSLSVLIYLLKCFLNQVSCDSASNSSQLQTQKSNISCKSISSETETPSPSSSNKNLCAICLDPLNFSSGCSTGQALFTAQCSHAFHFACILSNVRHGSVTCPICRAHWTQLPRSLSTRSSLRCKIDPVLQILDDSIANLRGHRRSFLHSARYDDDDPVEPGQACEDQPRLYLSLQSVPFTYPGSSSMEESPEHVPTPSLCSLYNRAYLRLKLVDQPATDVVLVANPNGAHLRLMKQAMALVVFPLRSMDRLAIVTYSSAAAHVFPLRRMTSYGKRSALQVIDHLFHTGQADAMEGLKKGVKILSDRVHKNPDSCILHLTDTPSPSYHWFNLEVPVTIHQFHVGYGFGTSNGFIMREFEEFLARTLGGRIEDVQLRVREGQMVVRIGELRGGEERNIPLYTCESGSVCVDYRYKDGRDSECIRTGKIVLGLGNKGDRRENREGTTVGVRVSCAENWDYHDPFMASRWAKHLHGAIGYSLTDSRIVI from the exons ATGGTGGCGCCGCCTGGAAACTCAAGAAAGCcgccaagaaaatatttgtgcCTACATGTGCCTGTGCCGCTTTCTGCCGCAAACAACAAACCACCCATATTCTTCACAACTCcactgtctctctctctctctctcttgatgGAAAAAGTTcattatttctctctctctctctctgttctGATCTATTTGTTGAAATGTTTCTTAAATCAGGTATCTTGTGATTCAGCCAGTAATTCTTCCCAGCTGCAAACTCAGAAGAGCAACATTTCTTGCAAGAGCATCTCATCAGAAACTGAAACCCCCAGCCCTTCTTCTTCAAATAAG AACTTGTGTGCAATATGTTTGGATCCTTTGAATTTCAGCTCCGGTTGCAGCACAGGGCAGGCCTTATTCACAGCCCAGTGCTCGCACGCATTCCATTTTGCTTGCATCTTGTCCAATGTCCGCCACGGTAGTGTGACGTGCCCCATTTGCCGTGCTCATTGGACTCAGTTACCTCGCTCCCTAAGTACACGGTCTTCCCTGCGCTGTAAGATAGATCCCGTTCTACAGATCCTTGATGACTCCATTGCCAATTTGCGGGGTCACAGGCGGTCATTCTTGCATTCAGCTCgctatgatgatgatgatcctGTTGAGCCTGGCCAAGCTTGTGAAGATCAGCCCCGTCTTTATCTCTCTCTGCAGAGTGTTCCTTTTACTTATCCAGGATCATCCTCAATGGAAGAATCACCAGAACATGTTCCCACTCCTTCACTGTGCTCCTTATACAACAGAGCTTATCTTCGTTTGAAACTGGTGGATCAACCAGCTACAGATGTGGTCTTGGTTGCAAACCCCAATGGGGCTCACTTGAGGCTCATGAAACAAGCCATGGCATTGGTGGTTTTCCCATTACGGTCCATGGATCGTCTGGCCATTGTTACCTATTCTTCAGCTGCAGCACATGTCTTTCCTCTCAGGCGCATGACTTCATATGGGAAGAGGTCTGCATTACAAGTCATCGATCACTTATTCCATACAGGGCAGGCAGATGCAATGGAAGGGCTAAAGAAAGGAGTAAAGATACTCAGCGATCGTGTCCACAAGAATCCAGACTCCTGTATCTTGCATCTGACTGACACTCCATCCCCATCCTACCATTGGTTCAACCTTGAAGTTCCAGTTACAATCCACCAGTTCCATGTCGGCTACGGATTTGGCACTTCTAACGGGTTCATCATGCGCGAATTCGAAGAATTCCTAGCAAGAACGCTAGGGGGTAGAATTGAAGATGTCCAGCTGAGGGTCAGGGAAGGCCAGATGGTTGTGAGGATCGGAGAACTGAGAGGAGGAGAGGAGAGGAATATCCCTTTGTATACATGTGAGTCAGGGAGCGTATGCGTGGATTACAGGTACAAGGATGGGAGAGATAGTGAATGCATTAGAACAGGTAAAATTGTTCTGGGCTTGGGGAATAAAGGAGATAGAAGAGAGAATAGAGAAGGTACAACAGTAGGGGTTAGAGTGAGCTGTGCTGAGAATTGGGATTACCATGATCCTTTCATGGCTAGCAGATGGGCCAAGCATTTACATGGTGCTATAGGCTATAGCCTGACAGATTCACGAATTGTAATTTAA